The Phycisphaeraceae bacterium genome segment AGGGTCGGGTCAACGCTTCAATCCGGTTCACCATCGCCCAGAATGCCGATCCTGCCGGCCCTGTCAGGCGGCGGGCCGACGTGGAATCCGCAACCCGCACCCCGTCTTGCCGGTTATGATTGGGTCAGCCCTGCAAGGGGCGACGCGCCTCCCCACCCCCTCACTGGGCCAAGGACCGCTCATGACCATGACCAAGTCCGCCGAGCGACAGGTGATCCGGAAGGCCAAGCAGGGCGATGGGATTGCCATCGAGCAGCTGATCCGCGCTCACCAGAACGCCCTGTACGCCTTCATGCTGCGGATGTGCGGCAGGCCGGACGTGGCGGAGGACGTGGTGCAGGAGGCGTTCGTGCGCGTGCTGCGCAACCTTGACCGCTTCGACACCCGCTTTCGCTTCTCGACCTGGCTCTTCACCATCGCCAAGCGTCTGTACATGAACCAGGTGCAGAAGCACTCGCCCAGTTTCGAGTCGGACCTGGTGGACATGCACCAGGGCGCGGGCGACCGTCCCGAGGATGGGCTTGAGCAGGCGGAGGTGCTTCGCAACGCCCGCAGCGCGATTGATGAGGCGCTCAAGGGGCTGAACGAACTGCAGCGCGAGATCGTGCTGCTCTTCCACCAGCAGAACTGGCCCATCAGCGAGATCGCGGTGTACCTGGACATGCCCGAAGGCACCATCAAGAGCCACCTGCACCGTGCCCGCAAGCGCATGCGGCGGATCATCCTCTCCAGCAGCGTGACTGAGCGACACGTTGAGGAGGTGTGGTCATGATCGGTCGTGACGACCAGTTTGACGCGACGTGGGACGCCCGGCGCGACGAAGTCGGCGCGGGCGGCGGCAACCCCCCGCGCGAGCCGGGCCTGCCCGATCTCACCAGCATGCTGCGGGGCGACGTGACCCCCGACCTGACGGAATCCATCATGGGTCGGCTTGGCTACCGTCGGATTGACTCGGCGCAGCGCCGCCGCCTGCTGCGTCGTCGCTGGCTGACGCGCGGGGCCGCCGCGCTGTCGGCGCTGGCGGTGGTGCTGATCGGCTTCCAGGTGCATCAGATGAGCGACAACGTCCGCTCCGCGAGGGGCGTGACGATCGACGCCGCCATCAGCCGCGATCTCGGTTCACCCATCGAGGCGGTGGGCGGCATGACGCGGTCAATGCGGCGAATGTTCACGCCCGCGGGGTGGTCATCCGGGTCGAAATCATCTCCGCCCGCGGTGGAGGATGAGTCATCGGTTGAGGCGGATGACGAAGCGGGCTACCGCTCTCGCGTGCCGTGGTCGGGGCTGCTGTGATCGCGTCGATGCTTCCAAGTCTGCTGGCGACGGCGATGTCATTCGCCGGCACGGGCGCGTGGTCGGCGGATGAGCCGTTCGAGCACGCGTCGCTGCTGCCGCGCGACGTGACCGTGTACGTGCATGTGGACCGGGCATCGCGTCTGCGCGGCGAACTGGCGGGCAAGCCGCTGGGCGACACGCTGCAACGGGCGTTCGAGCGGTCGGCGTTTCGCGAGGCGTGGTCGCAACTGGCCGGCATGGTAGGTGCGGAGCAGGGTGAACTGTTCGATCGGCTCATGGGCGCCAACGCCACGGTCGCGGTGCGGGCGCTCGGTGGCGGGGGGCCTGTCGGCGACGGGGGAGCAGCGGGGGAGCGTGACTGGGTGGCCCTGCTGCAGGTGGACGAGCCCACGTGGGCGGAGTGTCTCTCTCGCCTCAAGCCGCGCATCCGCCGCGGGCCCGGCAAGGTGGTGGTGCGCGAGTTGCCGGAGCAGAACCTGCTGATGGCTCGAGTCGGCGGGATCACCATCGTCGGCCCGGGTCGGGACGCGAAGTCCGGATTGTTCGCGGAAGTGCTCTCCGGTTGGGGCGACGCCACGGTGCTGCGACTGTCGCAGGATCCGGGCATGACGGCCGCCCGTGACCTGGGGGAAGGAGATGTGGGCGTGTTCCTTCGCCATGAGGAACCGA includes the following:
- a CDS encoding RNA polymerase sigma factor → MTMTKSAERQVIRKAKQGDGIAIEQLIRAHQNALYAFMLRMCGRPDVAEDVVQEAFVRVLRNLDRFDTRFRFSTWLFTIAKRLYMNQVQKHSPSFESDLVDMHQGAGDRPEDGLEQAEVLRNARSAIDEALKGLNELQREIVLLFHQQNWPISEIAVYLDMPEGTIKSHLHRARKRMRRIILSSSVTERHVEEVWS